A window of Phragmites australis chromosome 15, lpPhrAust1.1, whole genome shotgun sequence genomic DNA:
caaacagaaaattaaatcaaatcatTCTAAAAAAACAGAGATAACACTATTCCATTCAAACTTATCAGCCAACAAAGGCACCTAATCCTCGCTAAACACAATCGAAAAAGAAATCTGATAAAGTAGTGTTTGGAACATAGGAATTTTCACGATTTCACAGGAAACAATTCAattctcacaagaaagaaacagCACAGTGACTGATGCTAGCAGTGAAGTGCTTGTTCCGAAAAATCGCCAAACTTCTCGCACACAGCACATCCCAGAACAGAAGCGGATGTTTTCTTCCACATCGGGGCCCCTTCGTCACCAAGCCATCCACCACAGGAGCAGTGCGCGTGCACCCGAAGCCATTCCCTGCCTCGACGTCGACGGGAAGCTCCAGATATGAATGGCACCCCGTCCGATTTGTCCACCGCAAGCAGACGACGGGACACGGTAAACGCGCACGCGTAAGCGTCCCCCTTTCCCTTTGCAGAACGAAACGAAGCAGACAGGCCGCCCACTCCGGATGTGTGGTGACTGGTGAAATTCCACCACTGAACGCTGCAGCTACGAGCTATCGCATCTCTTCTTTCGGTATTGCGTCTCACTTTCTAGCCTCTACGTATGGTTTCGGTATGGTTCCACGGAAAAGATAACTCCGTCATATTATTTcatttatcaatttttttatttatcttatgatttttttacatactttttttaacataaatgaATGATTTTAATAGTCTATATATCCGTAAAGAATAATGAAATTGGTTACGAGTGACCTATGAGTTAAAATTTCCCGCGTTAGGAGATCTTTTCTGGTTACCCAAAGAAAAGAACTGAACTATTTACCGTGAAATTCCTGCGATTCAAACAGGCCCGGTCGAGAAGGTATGCTTGATGCATCACCGTGGCACTGTAGAGTTCCGTTAGAGTTGTCCAAGTCAGATAGGCGACGTACGCTTTATGGCCACTAATTAGCAGGCATTATTGTCGATTATCGAAAGCTGATTACTCTGTCTCAACCAACTGAAAGGCCGATCGATACAGGCTGGCTGGAAATGGGAGAGCAGACACGGAAGCTTCTCCCACCTGATGAACCTGCAAGCATCGTACGCGAGCAAACATCTCCCACCCTGCATGCGTTTCAGATGCATCCTTCCTTCCGTAACGCGAAGCAGTTCATAGAATTTCGAACAGTTTTTTATCAGAAATAGTATAATCTCCACTGGAATCCTGTGAAATTCCCGCGTTCGAAACGGGCACGGAGGTTCTTGCCCTGCAAGCAGCAGCTTGTCTCTGCTGGCTCCGGAACACACTCCCATaaggcagcagcaacaacaaccaaGAATGCACCAACCACAAAGATGCAAAATTGCACACCCTAGATATTCACTGTAATTGATTCTTTATTGAGTATGTATACACAGCAAGTTCAGACTGTAAACCATGGATCGATCACAAGTACAGGAGCACACAAACAAATGCAAAGAATTGTCAGGTGAAGTCAGTATATAACCAAAAAAAGGTGTAAAAAAAGGGTGTAAAACTATAGCATGCGAAgctgagtttttttttgttaattaaACCAGGTCAAATTGACTGTTTGATTGATCACACGCTTGCTCTTGGCAGCCTCCTGCTGCCGGCGACCAAGTACTGGTGAGTTCTCACGAGCTCCTCCCGGAAGCGCGCCAGGTCGAGACGGACGTTCTGCCGGTCCAGGTACACCTTCTTGGTCACGTCCCAGCCGCGCTGCGCGACGCCGGCGGGGTCGGTGAGCACGGGGTCGCCAGTCGGGTACTCGCGGGACAGCGAGCTCTCCTCGGGGAGGATCTTGTAGCCGACGTACCGTAGGCCGAGCCGCGCCGCGGGCTCGCCGTAGTAGGCGCCGGCGGCCCAGTCTGTGCCGAGGGGCACCACCTGGATGAACACCTTGCCGGGGCGCATGAAGAGGAAGTGCGTCATGGCCGCGCCGTGCACGCCCACCATGGCGTCGCTGGAGTTGAGCTCCCTGTATATCTTGCACATCTCGGTGGTGCGGTCGGGGCGGATCACGTGCACGTCGAAGCCCACGTCCGCGGCCAGCGCGGCCACGTCCGCCTCGTTCTCGATCACGCGGGAGCCGGTCCGCGACACGATCACCAGCCTCGGCCTGTCCTGATGAGAGGCGTGCCTCGGGGGCGCGTGCTGCGCGCGGGGGACGGTGGCGCGGCGGTGGCGCTTGCGAGCGGCGCGGCGTTCTAGGCGCTCGAGGAACTGGACGCGGCCGCGGTAGGCGTCGTCGAGGAGCCTGCGGAAGTCACCGATGCTCTTGCCTTCGGGCGTCTTCGCGGGGTCCACGGTCAGCTCGCCGTGGATGCGGAGGCCGGAGATTACCTCGGGGAAGCAGTGGACGCGGCGGTCAGCGGTGAAGTCGATCGGCGGGAACGCCGATAGTTGGGACACGACGTCGCCGTACTTGGTGATCCACCAGTCGTGGTACTCAAGGATCACAAACACCACGCGGCGCCGGAGGTGTTGAGCCGTGACGAACAGCGGCAGGATGCCGTCGTTGAACTCGTGGTACACGTTGCCCGTGTACCCGCCGGTGGAGAACAGCACGGCCGGCACGTCGTGCCGCACATCGCATCGCGCGGCGTCGCCGGGGGACACGCGGCGGAGGCGCACCTCGTCGAT
This region includes:
- the LOC133892860 gene encoding xylan glycosyltransferase MUCI21-like, which gives rise to MVQQQQQQHRIYILQFRKGEPEQEVSCKVSQPKGAGRRVTYYYHDYGGGGKNGKPVHFRALNLRRFLAMLLLSFLCVGTLFVAPVSFLSFVHSDDGGAEAAAATAARGGGASGPCSDVGNDSLCCDRTSERADICFAKGDLRMHSASASFQLVSGNSTVEEEKIRPYTRKWEANVMATIDEVRLRRVSPGDAARCDVRHDVPAVLFSTGGYTGNVYHEFNDGILPLFVTAQHLRRRVVFVILEYHDWWITKYGDVVSQLSAFPPIDFTADRRVHCFPEVISGLRIHGELTVDPAKTPEGKSIGDFRRLLDDAYRGRVQFLERLERRAARKRHRRATVPRAQHAPPRHASHQDRPRLVIVSRTGSRVIENEADVAALAADVGFDVHVIRPDRTTEMCKIYRELNSSDAMVGVHGAAMTHFLFMRPGKVFIQVVPLGTDWAAGAYYGEPAARLGLRYVGYKILPEESSLSREYPTGDPVLTDPAGVAQRGWDVTKKVYLDRQNVRLDLARFREELVRTHQYLVAGSRRLPRASV